The sequence below is a genomic window from candidate division TA06 bacterium.
GGTCCCCCAAGACTTCCTGATTATCGGCGGCGGGGTGATAGGCTGCGAGATGGCCGACATCTATTCCGCCTTCGGTTCCAGGGTCACCATCGTGGAGATGATGCCCCAGATCATTCCCGGCGAGGACGCCGAGGCGGCCGGAGTGCTGCACCAGGCTCTTTCCAAGCACGGGGTGGACATTCATCTTGAAGCCAAGGTGGAAGAGATCAAGCAGGCCGGACAAGGTTTGTCAGTGACGGTCAAACTGAAAGACGGCCAGGCAAAGGATATCCCGGCCCAAAATGTCCTGGTGAGCGTGGGACGCAAGGCTTCTATCAAGGATATCGGACTGGAGGAGGCCGGGGTGGCCATCGAGCGCAATTTCATCAAAGTGGACGCCCGGATGGAGACCAGCGGCACCGGCATCTATGCGGCCGGAGACTGCACCGGGGGGTGGCTTTTAGCCCACGTGGCCTCGGCCGAGGCCGAAGCGGCGGTGGAGAACATGCTGGGCCATTCGGCCGGGCTGGATTACGCCGGCGTGCCCCGCTGCGTTTACACCCATCCCGAGATTGCCTCGGTGGGGATCCTGGAGCGGCCGGAGAACAAAGAGGACATTCTGGCGGGCAAGTTTCCCTTTTCGGCCAGCGGCAAGGCCAGCTGCCTGGGCCAGCCCGAAGGCTTTGTGAAGGTGATCGCCGACAAGCTTTCCCACGAAATAATCGGCGGGGTGATAGCCGGGCCCCAGGCTACCGAACTGATCGCCGAACTGAGCCTGGCGGTAAGCTCCAAACTGAAGTTGGAGGAGTTGATCTCCGCCATCCACGCCCACCCCACCCTGCACGAATCGGTGCGCGAGGCCGCCCTGCAGGCTTTGGGCCGGGCTATACACTTGCCGTAAGGGGGCAAATTCTATTGCCGAAGGCAGGATTTACATGATTTCGCAACCGAATCATCCATGAAATTATTTTTCAACAAATATCCGAACGGAATAAGAAAAACGGAATGAGAAGAACCAAATAGAAGAGTCAATTCGTTCGATGAGTCAATTCGTTCGACCTGAATAAGGTTTCGACCTGAATTCGACCTGACTTACTAATGGAAGTGAATATTAGTAGACATTCCTATTTCTTCCCAATCCAATATATTTAGCGTATTCGCGTGTTTTGGTGGGGGAAAAGTCATCTACTATTATACGCTCTGAGTAATAAGGTTGAAAATAGTTTAAAATAGTTTTTGACAAATACCGTAAAAAGTGTTATTTTTACCATGCCAGACAGTATCCGCGTGAAGTCCTGCCCTTAACGATATCATAAATATTGGGTGGTGAGAACGTTGAAAATAACAAAAAGCCTTAATGTCTCCGGTAAAGAAACGCGGACAGTGGGGCTTTTTGTTTTACCATATTTTAAAAACTTTAAAAGGAGCTAAAGCCAATG
It includes:
- the lpdA gene encoding dihydrolipoyl dehydrogenase, with the translated sequence MQQHIVVIGGGPAGYVGAIRAAQLGAKVTLIEKETLGGTCLNVGCIPTKALLASAAVYSHFKSAGQFGLKADNFSFDWSAVQKRKERVVKKSTAGVGLLLKARSVEVITGRAKLLPVKKVMVTENTGAQQTLEPDQILIATGSEPVALNIPGSSLPGVVDSTGALSLPQVPQDFLIIGGGVIGCEMADIYSAFGSRVTIVEMMPQIIPGEDAEAAGVLHQALSKHGVDIHLEAKVEEIKQAGQGLSVTVKLKDGQAKDIPAQNVLVSVGRKASIKDIGLEEAGVAIERNFIKVDARMETSGTGIYAAGDCTGGWLLAHVASAEAEAAVENMLGHSAGLDYAGVPRCVYTHPEIASVGILERPENKEDILAGKFPFSASGKASCLGQPEGFVKVIADKLSHEIIGGVIAGPQATELIAELSLAVSSKLKLEELISAIHAHPTLHESVREAALQALGRAIHLP